CCTCGCGCTCCCGCTCGGTGAGGGCGTTGAGCCGGGGGCTCGGGTCCGGCTGCCGGTCGGCCCGGCCCGCGAACTCGGCGATCAGACGGCGCGTCACGGCCGGGGCGATCAGAGCGTCGCCGCGCGCCACGACCCGTACCGCGTGCAGCAGTTCCATCGGCTCGGTGTCCTTCACCAGGAAGCCCGAAGCGCCCGCGCGGAGCGCCCCGTACACGTGGTCGTCCGCGTCGAAGGTGGTCAGGATGACCACCCGTACCCCTTCGAGCCGCTCGTCGGCGGTGATGCGGCGGGTGGCCTCCAGGCCGTCGAGGACCGGCATGCGGATGTCCATCAGGACCACGTCCGGGCGGAGTTCGCGGGCGAGCGCGATCGCCCGCTCCCCGTCCCCGGCCTCGCCGACGACCTGGAGGTCCTCCTCGTCGGACAGGATCGACCGGAAGCCGGCCCGGACCAGGGTCTGGTCGTCTGCGAGCACGACACGGATCATCGGGGGTCCCTCTCGGTCGCGTCGCTGCCGGACGCGGTGGGGTCGGGGGCGGTCGGTTCGGGGGTGGCCGGGTCGGCCGTGGGGCCGGGGGTGGCCGGGTCTGCCGGGGTGGGGTCGGGCGCGGCGGATCCGGGCGCGGTGGGGTCCCGGGTGACGGACGCGGGTGTGCTCGGTCCGGGCGGGCCGGGTTCCGGGAACGGCAGGCGGGCGTCCACCAGGAAACCGCCGCCCGCTCCGTTCCCGGCGGTCAGCTCGCCGCCGAACGCACGGGCCCGCTCGGCCATGCCCCGGACACCGCTGCCGAGCGGACGCCCCTCCGGTGCCCCCTCACCGTCGTCCGCGATCCGCAGCCGCACCGCGTCCGCGCCCCAGTCGAGGGTGATGCGGACGGTCTTCGCGCCCGCGTGGCGGGTGACGTTCGTCAGCGACTCCTGCACGATCCGGTACGCGGCCAGGTCGACGGGCGGCGGAAGGGGTACGGGCGTGCCCGTGGCCTCCGTACGGACATCGAGACCGGCACTACGCGCGCGTGCGGCGAGATCGCCGAGCAGCGCGAGCCCCGAGGAGGAGGGGGCCGTGGGCGTCGGTTCGTCGGCGCCGCGCAGCACCCCGAGCGTGGCCCGCAGCTCGCGCAGCGCGTCCTTGCTGGTCGACTTCACCGCCTCCAGGGCTTCGGTGGCGGTGGCGAGCCCGGCCTCCGGGGCGGGCCCCTTGCCGAGGCGGTGGAGCGCGGCACCCGACTGGACGTTGATCAGCGAGATGCTGTGGCCGAGCACGTCGTGCACCTCACGGGCGATCCGCAGCCGCTCCTCGGTGGCGCTCTGCCGCGCCCTGGCCTCCTGCTCCCGCTCGGCGGCCAGTGCCCGCTGCTCCACCTCGTGCAGATAGGCGATCCGGGTGCGCTGGGCGCGTCCGACCGCGACGAGACTGATCAGCCAGCCGGCCAGCATGACGAGCGAGGTGTCGTCGATCTGCCGGTGCCCCGGCTGCTGCCGGATCTCGCCGAGTCCGACCGCGAGGAGGGTGACGGCGGCCAGCGCGACGGCGGCCGCGAAACGGCCCTCCGCCGCGGTCGTGTAGAGCGCGAGCGCGAAGGCGATCATCAGCGGGCCGTCCTGGGCGGACAGCGGGTAGTAGACGACGCAGGCGAGCAGCGTGACGACGGAGACGGCGACCGGCTGCCGCCGCCGGAAGTACAGGGCTCCGCAGCCGATCAGGATCAGCACCCAGCCGAGCGCCGTACGGACGGCGGGCTCGCTCGCGTACCGCGCGGAGACGAGCGTCCAGACGGCGACGACGAGCAGGACGGCACCCGCCACGACGGCATCGGCGGCCCGCGGCGAAAGACGCCCGCCGCCCGGGGAACGGAGGGGGAGGGGCATGCGTCGAAGGATAGGCGGGGGACGGTTCGTGGGGGCGGCAGCGTGCGGCCGACGGGCTCGGGGGGCTTCGATGATGTTCGGGTACTCGGACGAGTGGTGGGCGCTGCTGTTCGTGCCCGTGATGCTGTGGGTGCCGTTCGGGCCCTTCGTCATGGGGGCCATGGGGGTGTGGTGCGCCCGGCGGCCCGGGTGGATGCCGCGGTTGTGGTCGGTGCTTCTGCCGCTGGTGCCGGTCGCGGTCTCCGCGACCGTGATCATCCTGCCCGTGGACCGATGGGACGATCCCCGCCACGGGGAGGACGTGCTCGGTTACGTCCTCGTGTACGTCCTGGGGATCACTGTGCTGCCGTGGGTGCTGGGGTACGGGATCGCTCGGGTGGTGCGGGGGGCGCGGGCGCGGCGGGAGCGGGCGGTCGGCGAGTCGAGCAGGGACGTGACGTCGGGGAGCGGCTGCCCGCCGGACCGTCCGTCGTGCGGGTGGCCGTCGTAGGGGGTGGCCTCGCACCGCGACGGCCGTCGTCGGATCCGGCGGGCAGGTGCCTCAGCCGGCGTGCGTGTCCTCGGCGGGTGCCGCCGCGAGGTGCTGTGCGGCCTCGGTGGCGCTGTAGGAGGAGGCGAAGGTGAACGCGCGCGGGGACGGGCCGTTCGCGCGCAGGTCCGCCAGCCGCTCCAGGGCCTCGTCGACGCTCGGGGCGTGCCCGGCGGGGACCCACCACAGCACCAGGTGCGACTCGACGTGCCGGGCGAACCATTCGCGGCGCCGCCGCATCACCTCCAGGTGCCCGCTGCGGTACGCGAAGTCCCACAGGGCCTCCTGGGTCTCCCAGACCGACATGTTGACGATGACGTCCTCGCCCGCGGGGCGCAGGGCCGTGGCGTCGGCCTCGCCCTCCTCCACCAGGCGCCACACGAAGCCGGGTGTGCCGTCGGCGGCGGCGTTGACCGGATCGAGGAGCTCGACGAAGGACGCCAGGCGCGGATCGTCGAGGGGGTGGAGGAGCGTGGCGACGTTGAGTTGGGCGAGGTGGGCGGCGGCATGCGGGGACGCGGTCATGGCCTCATCCCAGCACGACGTCGTTTTCTATGTCAATGATCGTTGTTTTTAGAATTCTCGATCACCACGCAGCACTCGCCCGGCCGGGCGTCCATGCGTGCGCGTACGGCGCCGTCCGCGCCCAGGAGGCCCTCCAGGAGCGCGAGGTTCATGCCGCAGACGAGGGGCGGGAAGCGTTCGGCGACGGCGTGGAAGGGGCAGTTGCGCATGCGGAGAACGGTGCCGGCCGAGGCCCCGGCGTCCTCGTGGGCGCCCTCGGAGTCCCCGGGGTCGGTGTCCCCGGTGGCTTCCAGGCGCGGCTCGTAGCCGCGCGCCGCCAGCGTCTTCATGGCCTCCGTCAGATCGCCGCAGGGCGCCGCCGTGCCGCGCAGCTCCTCGCCCCGACGGCGCGCGGCCGCGCAGAGCCCCGCGTCGAGCCCTGCCTGCTCCGCCGCCTCGGCGAGCAGCTCGGCGGCGGTGCGGTAGTCGCGCGCGGGCAGGGACACCGACCGCTCGCCACGCGCCCGCGTGTAGACCTTGGCGGGGCGGCCGGCTCCCGGCCCGGAGCGGCCCGTCAGGCGGCGGCTGCCGCTCTCCAGGAGCCCGGCGCCGGTCAGCTTGTCCAGGTGGTGCGCGGCGAGGGTGCGTGCCACTCCGGTGGCCTCCGCCGCCTCGTTGCGGCCGACCTCGCGGCCCTGTGCCACCACGTACTCGTACAGGCGGCGCCGAACCGGATCCTGCAGCATGGCGATCGCTTCGATGTCCTGCGTGTCCTCCATCCGGCCATTCTAGGAACAACGCGGATTGGAGATAGAGAGCCTCCGTGCCGCGATCTCCGGAGCGGCCGGACTGCCGGTCGGCCTCCCTCCGCGAGCAGGGGGCGGGGCGGAGGCCGGGCTCACGGTCCGCGCCAGATGTTGGCGAAGGCGGTGTTCTCGATCGTCCGCCGCTGGCGTACGGCTTCGAGTTCCATCACCGCGTCGTGGACGACGGCGACCACGGTCGTGACCGCCTCGTCGCCGAGGCCGGACTCGTCGGCGGCCCGTCCGCCGTCGATGCCCACGGCTGAGGCGAGGGCGGCCAGGACGGGTTCGTTCTCCTCCCAGCGGTCGGCGGCCCGGCGGCACGCGGGTGTGTCGGCCGGTTCCACGCGTTCCGGCGAGAAGGGCAGTACGCCGCTCCGCTTCCGCGTCAGCTCGCCGGCGTTCTCCAGCGCGGTCCGGTAGGTGGCCGAGAGGTCACGGCCCCGGCGCCACAGCCAGTCCTCGACGAGCTCGTACGGCTCCTGGCGGGAGAGCTCCGCGGCGGCCTCGCCGAGGAGCCGGTCGTCGGGCACCGACGGCTCGCCCGGAACGACGCGGTCGTCCGCCACGGTGACGGCCCCGGTGCCGAGGAGGTCGATCAGCTCGGCTCCCGCGAGGGCCAGTGACAGGTCCCCCTGGCCCACGGAACGGTCCGGCTTCGGGTCCATGGCGATGATGAACAGGTCTTTCGCCGTGGTCATGAAGGCTCCCCTCGGAGACATCGACAAAGATGCGTTCCCGCCCCCACGCGGCGGCCCTGTCCAGGACCGATCGGGTGCGAGGCGACTGCCACGATCAGTATCGCCCTGCCCGCAGGTCCGAAGCTCCGTCGCGGGGAGGGGAGTTCCGTCGGCGGTCGGGGGAGATCCGCCTGCCGGAGGAAAGCGGCAGGCGAGGGCCGTCGGGGGCAGGGCGCGAGGGCGGCCGGGGGAGGGCGCCGATCGCGTCGATCCGGCCCGCCGCCCCGCCGCGACGCGTCGGCGTGTCACTCCGGAGTGTGCTTGACACTGAAATCGAACATCCATTCTCATGGAAGCCCGGCCCTTGGAATCTCGGGCTTGTCGCCGAGTTGTCCACAGGCTGGAGGGGACGTCGGGGCCCATTGTCAGTGGCAGGGGTTAGCGTCTTTCACATGAAGCGATCGACTCAAGCAAACCGGGTGGAACCCATGGCAGGAACCGACCGCGAGAAGGCGCTCGACGCCGCGCTCGCACAGATTGAACGCCAATTCGGCAAGGGCGCCGTGATGCGCATGGGCGACCGCACCCAGGAGCCGATCGAGGTGATCCCGACCGGATCGACCGCCCTCGACATCGCCCTCGGTGTCGGCGGCCTGCCGCGCGGCCGTGTCGTCGAGGTCTACGGCCCGGAGTCCTCCGGCAAGACGACCCTGACCCTGCACGCGGTGGCCAACGCCCAGAAGGCCGGCGGCCAGGTGGCCTTCGTGGACGCCGAGCACGCCCTCGACCCCGAGTACGCCAAGAAGCTCGGCGTCGACATCGACAACCTCATCCTGTCGCAGCCGGACAGCGGCGAGCAGGCCCTCGAGATCGTCGACATGCTGGTCCGCTCCGGCGCCCTCGACCTGATCGTCATCGACTCCGTCGCCGCGCTCGTCCCGCGCGCGGAGATCGAGGGCGAGATGGGTGACTCGCACGTGGGTCTCCAGGCCCGTCTGATGAGCCAGGCGCTCCGGAAGATCACCGGCGCGCTCAACCAGTCCAAGACCACCGCGATCTTCATCAACCAGCTCCGCGAGAAGATCGGCGTGATGTTCGGCTCGCCGGAGACCACGACCGGTGGCCGCGCCCTGAAGTTCTACGCCTCGGTGCGCCTCGACATCCGCCGTATCGAGACCCTCAAGGACGGCACGGACGCGGTCGGCAACCGCACCCGCGTCAAGGTCGTCAAGAACAAGGTCGCGCCTCCCTTCAAGCAGGCCGAGTTCGACATCCTCTACGGCCAGGGCATCAGCCGCGAGGGCGGTCTGATCGACATGGGCGTGGAGCACGGCTTCGTGCGCAAGGCCGGTGCCTGGTACACGTACGAAGGCGACCAGCTCGGCCAGGGCAAGGAGAACGCCCGTAACTTCCTGAAGGACAACCCCGATCTCGCCGACGAGATCGAGAAGAAGATCAAGGAGAAGCTGGGCGTCGGCGTCCGGCCCGAGGCCGCCAAGGACGAGACGGCGACGGACGCGGCTCCCGCCGCGGACACCGCCGGCGCGGACGACGCCGCCAAGAGCGTCCCGGCACCCGCGAGCAAGACCGCGAAGGCGACCAAGGCCACCGCGGTCAAGAGCTGAACCAGTGACCGGTCGCACCGAATGGCCGGGTGACAGCCCCGATTCGTCGAGGGCCGAGAAGGAGCTGTCACCCCAGGACCCGGCTGAGCGGGCGCGGGCGATCTGCCTGCGCCTGCTCACCGGGAACCCCCGCACGCGCAAGCAGCTCGCCGACGCGTTGCGCAAGCGGGAGATCCCCGACGAGGTGGCCGAGGAGGTCCTCTCCCGCTTCGAGGACGTCGGGCTCATCGACGACGCCGCCTTCGCGGGGGCCTGGGTGGAGTCCCGCCACCACGGCCGGGGCCTCGCCCGCCGGGCTCTGGCCCGCGAGCTGCGGACCAAGGGCATCGAGCCGACGCTCATCCAGGAGGCGGTGGAGCAGCTCGACTCCGACCAGGAGGAGGCCACCGCGCGGGAGCTCGTCGCCCGCAAGCTGCGCGCCACCCGCGGTCTCGACCGTGACCGGCGCCTGAGACGGCTCGCCGGGATGCTCGCCCGCAAGGGCTATCCCGAGGGCATGGCCCTCCGCGTCGTCCGCCAGGCGCTGGAGGCCGAGGGCGAGGACACGGACGGGCTCGACGAGCCCTTCTGATCCCCGGGGGAGATCAGAAGGACGCGTCGCGTCCCGTCCGGTCCGGGCCGGGCTTTCGAGTTCCGTCCGGGCCGTCGTGCCCTGCCCGGGCCCTAGCGTCTCCTTCGGGATGGCTCGTTCGCTCGCGTCGTCGCGTTCCTGCTCAGGGTTCAGCTCGGTGTCGTCGGCAGCAGGACCGGGAGGCCCGCCGCCTTCCAGGCCTGGAAGCCGCCGATCAGGTCGGTCGCGCGGTGCAGGCCCAGACGGCGCAGGGACTCGGCCGCAAGGGAGGAGGCGTAGCCCTCGTTGCAGAGGACCACGACCAGCAGGTCGTGGCCGGTCGCCTCCGGGGCGCGGTGGCTGCCCTGTGGGTCCAGGCGCCATTCCAGTTCGTTGCGCTCCACCACCAGCGCGCCCGGGATCAGGCCGTCCCGTTCGCGCAGGGCCGCGTAGCGCGTGTCCACCAGGAGCGCCTCACCCGTCTCGTACGCCTCGTAGGCGGTTCGCGGCTCGATCCGGTCGAGGCCGGACCTGACCTGCTCCAGGAGCTCGTCGATACCGACGCGGCCGTCGTCGTTGTCGCTCACTGCCAGTCCTCCGGGCGTTCGACCTGCTCGAGGCGGAGCACCGCGCCCGTCCGGCTGAAGCGCCGGATCAGCGGGAGCGGCGGATAGTAGGCGTGCACCGACACCGCGTGGGTGTCGGGGGACTCGTTGAGCACCTCGTGCACATGGTGACGGCCGAAAGCGCGGCCGACGCCGTCCCCGAGCCGGCGGGAGCGGTCGAGGCCGTCGGCCAGTTCCAGGGTCTTCCAGCCGCCCGCCGGTAGCCGGACCGCCAGCGCGTTCTCGGTGAGGGTGCCGCGCGCGGTGGCGAAGGCGCCCAGCGACTCGGCGTGGTCGTGCCAGCCCGTACCCGCGCCGGGCGGCCAGCCGATGAGCCAGGCCTCACTGCCGCCGGGGCCTTCGAGCCGTACCCAGGTGCGGCCCTCGGGGTCGAGGGGCAGGGAGTCGACCAGTTCCCGGTCCGCCGCCGTGCGCCGGACGAAGTCGAGCAGATCGGCCGCGGTCGGGGCGCCGGGAGGCGGGGTGGCGGGAGCGCCGGGGGAGTCGGTGGAGCCCTCGGCCGAGGCCACGGCCGAAGCATCGGCCGAGACGTTCAGCAGGAGGTGTGCGGGGGCGGGTTGAGACACGGGTGACCGTCCTGGGTTCGCTGAGAGCGCGCGGCGGCAGCACGGCACACGGGCGTACCTGGACGTACGGCGGTGGCGGGGCGCGCGCGGGGAAGAGGCGAGATCAGCGGGACGGGCGACACACGCAGCCCGCATAGCGGACGAGGTCCATATGGACCCTCCGCCACAGGCGCACATCGGTGTCGGTCACGCTCCGGAGTACACCATGCGCGCCGAGGGGAATCAATGCGTGTCCGCTGTGCGGTCACTCCCCGTGGACACCGCGGCGGTGCCCACGGTCACCCGCGGCGGTACCCGCCTTGGCCCGCGGCGGCACCCATCGAGGTCTGCGGCGGGCCCCACGGAGGCCTGCGGCGGCCCCCGTCGGCGCCTCAGGCCTGCGCTCAGGCCTTGGTCCCGACCTTCGCTCCCGTCTTCGCCCCGGCCTTCGCCGTGGGTTCCGTCCCGGTCTCCGGGCCGTCCTCCGGCTCGTCGGTCGGCGAGCCGCCGCGGGCCGCGTCCGCCGCCGCGTACAGCTCCTCCGGATGCACCCCGGCGAAGGCCGCGACGAGGTGCCCGTCGGGCCGTACCAGCAGGACGGCGTGGGCGGGGGCGCCCGGGTAGGCCTCCGTCACCAGGACCTCGGCCTTCGCCGGGAGGGCGGCTACCGCCTCTTCGAGCCGGGGCATCACACCGGCGCCGCGCCAGTGCCGCGGGTCCCACACGCCGGTGCCGGGGGCGACCAGGAGGACCAGGAGGCCCTGACCCAGGCGGTCCCGGAGCCGTACGGTCGTGCCGTCGGGGGCGGTCACGCGGACGTCCTCGACCGGGGCGCCCTCCGGGGTGCCGACCGGCGTCCGGCCCTCGGTGTACGGAGGCGCGAGGGGGGAGTGGGGGTACGCCGGGGGCGCGCCGAGCGGGCCGCGCCCCACATGACCGTCGGTGAGGAGGGCGTCGTGGCCTCGCGCGGTCCCCGGAAGGTACGTCCGCAGTCCGCCACCGCCCCGCAGGACCGGCAGGGACTGGTCGGCGCCGCGCAGCCGGTGGGCGACGGCCGCGCGCCGCTCGCTCTGGTAGCTGTCGAGCAGCCGCTCGGAGGCCCCGTGGTGCCAGGTGTGGGCGAGCTTCCAGGCGAGGTTGTCGACGTCCCTCAGCCCCTCGTCGAGGCCCTGGGTGCCGACCGCGCCGAGCAGGTGCGCCGCGTCCCCGGCGAGGAGGACGCGGTCGACCCGCCAGCGGCGGGCGAGCCGGTGGTGGAGGGTGTGGACGCCGGTGTCGATGAGTTCGTACGGGGGTGTCACCCCGTCGCACCAGCCGGCCAGGGTCTCGCGGATCCGGGCGATCAGCGCGTCGGGGGTGACGAGGTCGCCGCGGGGCGGCAGCAGCCAGTCGATCCGCCACACCC
This sequence is a window from Streptomyces sp. NBC_00691. Protein-coding genes within it:
- a CDS encoding cysteine dioxygenase, with translation MASAEGSTDSPGAPATPPPGAPTAADLLDFVRRTAADRELVDSLPLDPEGRTWVRLEGPGGSEAWLIGWPPGAGTGWHDHAESLGAFATARGTLTENALAVRLPAGGWKTLELADGLDRSRRLGDGVGRAFGRHHVHEVLNESPDTHAVSVHAYYPPLPLIRRFSRTGAVLRLEQVERPEDWQ
- a CDS encoding helix-turn-helix transcriptional regulator: MEDTQDIEAIAMLQDPVRRRLYEYVVAQGREVGRNEAAEATGVARTLAAHHLDKLTGAGLLESGSRRLTGRSGPGAGRPAKVYTRARGERSVSLPARDYRTAAELLAEAAEQAGLDAGLCAAARRRGEELRGTAAPCGDLTEAMKTLAARGYEPRLEATGDTDPGDSEGAHEDAGASAGTVLRMRNCPFHAVAERFPPLVCGMNLALLEGLLGADGAVRARMDARPGECCVVIENSKNNDH
- a CDS encoding sensor histidine kinase, whose product is MPLPLRSPGGGRLSPRAADAVVAGAVLLVVAVWTLVSARYASEPAVRTALGWVLILIGCGALYFRRRQPVAVSVVTLLACVVYYPLSAQDGPLMIAFALALYTTAAEGRFAAAVALAAVTLLAVGLGEIRQQPGHRQIDDTSLVMLAGWLISLVAVGRAQRTRIAYLHEVEQRALAAEREQEARARQSATEERLRIAREVHDVLGHSISLINVQSGAALHRLGKGPAPEAGLATATEALEAVKSTSKDALRELRATLGVLRGADEPTPTAPSSSGLALLGDLAARARSAGLDVRTEATGTPVPLPPPVDLAAYRIVQESLTNVTRHAGAKTVRITLDWGADAVRLRIADDGEGAPEGRPLGSGVRGMAERARAFGGELTAGNGAGGGFLVDARLPFPEPGPPGPSTPASVTRDPTAPGSAAPDPTPADPATPGPTADPATPEPTAPDPTASGSDATERDPR
- the recA gene encoding recombinase RecA, which gives rise to MAGTDREKALDAALAQIERQFGKGAVMRMGDRTQEPIEVIPTGSTALDIALGVGGLPRGRVVEVYGPESSGKTTLTLHAVANAQKAGGQVAFVDAEHALDPEYAKKLGVDIDNLILSQPDSGEQALEIVDMLVRSGALDLIVIDSVAALVPRAEIEGEMGDSHVGLQARLMSQALRKITGALNQSKTTAIFINQLREKIGVMFGSPETTTGGRALKFYASVRLDIRRIETLKDGTDAVGNRTRVKVVKNKVAPPFKQAEFDILYGQGISREGGLIDMGVEHGFVRKAGAWYTYEGDQLGQGKENARNFLKDNPDLADEIEKKIKEKLGVGVRPEAAKDETATDAAPAADTAGADDAAKSVPAPASKTAKATKATAVKS
- the recX gene encoding recombination regulator RecX gives rise to the protein MTGRTEWPGDSPDSSRAEKELSPQDPAERARAICLRLLTGNPRTRKQLADALRKREIPDEVAEEVLSRFEDVGLIDDAAFAGAWVESRHHGRGLARRALARELRTKGIEPTLIQEAVEQLDSDQEEATARELVARKLRATRGLDRDRRLRRLAGMLARKGYPEGMALRVVRQALEAEGEDTDGLDEPF
- a CDS encoding FAD-dependent monooxygenase; this translates as MDPVIIVGAGPVGLALSLALAAQGVPSVVLDEGSGKDDPRPARSVVLRADMAAMVERLGCTTLRDEGVRWVGWRGMRRRQVVRRLTLDLGLGGTEEWSEDPAAPSAPAAPLHIPQHALARGLRDAIAHQKLIRLVPEARLDTIEQDRDGVVAHTRGPAGTWWRGSHLVGCDGARSTVRKLLGIRFPGRTAVERHAVAALRTELPWPGEALLHRQPSWRGAADEITARPLPDGVWRIDWLLPPRGDLVTPDALIARIRETLAGWCDGVTPPYELIDTGVHTLHHRLARRWRVDRVLLAGDAAHLLGAVGTQGLDEGLRDVDNLAWKLAHTWHHGASERLLDSYQSERRAAVAHRLRGADQSLPVLRGGGGLRTYLPGTARGHDALLTDGHVGRGPLGAPPAYPHSPLAPPYTEGRTPVGTPEGAPVEDVRVTAPDGTTVRLRDRLGQGLLVLLVAPGTGVWDPRHWRGAGVMPRLEEAVAALPAKAEVLVTEAYPGAPAHAVLLVRPDGHLVAAFAGVHPEELYAAADAARGGSPTDEPEDGPETGTEPTAKAGAKTGAKVGTKA
- a CDS encoding rhodanese-like domain-containing protein — translated: MSDNDDGRVGIDELLEQVRSGLDRIEPRTAYEAYETGEALLVDTRYAALRERDGLIPGALVVERNELEWRLDPQGSHRAPEATGHDLLVVVLCNEGYASSLAAESLRRLGLHRATDLIGGFQAWKAAGLPVLLPTTPS
- a CDS encoding putative leader peptide, encoding MTDTDVRLWRRVHMDLVRYAGCVCRPSR
- a CDS encoding DUF3291 domain-containing protein translates to MTASPHAAAHLAQLNVATLLHPLDDPRLASFVELLDPVNAAADGTPGFVWRLVEEGEADATALRPAGEDVIVNMSVWETQEALWDFAYRSGHLEVMRRRREWFARHVESHLVLWWVPAGHAPSVDEALERLADLRANGPSPRAFTFASSYSATEAAQHLAAAPAEDTHAG
- a CDS encoding response regulator transcription factor — protein: MIRVVLADDQTLVRAGFRSILSDEEDLQVVGEAGDGERAIALARELRPDVVLMDIRMPVLDGLEATRRITADERLEGVRVVILTTFDADDHVYGALRAGASGFLVKDTEPMELLHAVRVVARGDALIAPAVTRRLIAEFAGRADRQPDPSPRLNALTEREREVLGLVGAGLSNDEIAGRLVLSPATAKTHVSRIMTKLAVRDRAQLVILAYESGMITPGWLA
- a CDS encoding GOLPH3/VPS74 family protein; translation: MTTAKDLFIIAMDPKPDRSVGQGDLSLALAGAELIDLLGTGAVTVADDRVVPGEPSVPDDRLLGEAAAELSRQEPYELVEDWLWRRGRDLSATYRTALENAGELTRKRSGVLPFSPERVEPADTPACRRAADRWEENEPVLAALASAVGIDGGRAADESGLGDEAVTTVVAVVHDAVMELEAVRQRRTIENTAFANIWRGP